The DNA sequence CATCCAGAAGCAGTTGCCCGTCATACCTTCGCAGGCCACCAGATGCGGTTGCCGATCGCGGCCATCGCGGCCGGAACCAGGACCGACCGAACCACCACCACGTCGAGGATGAGTCCGACGCCCACGGTGAAACCGAATTGGAGAAGATTGATCACGGTTGCACTCATGAGGGCAAACATCGTGACGGCGAAAACGACGCCGGCCGTGGTGATCACACCACCGGTCGACCCGAAGCCTCGGATGATTCCGCCGATCATCCCGGTCTGGGATTCCTCACGAATCCTGGATGCAAACAGCATGCTGTAGTCCGCGCCGACGGCCACAAGAGCCATGAACGCCAACGGTACGACCGACCAATCGAGGTCGATACCCAGTCCGTACTGCCAGAAGAGGATCGACAACCCAACGGTCGCCGCAAACGACAGCAGCACGGTCAAAACCAGGAGCAGTGGCGCGAGAATGCTGCGGAGCAACACGACGAGGATCAGGAACACCGCCAAGATCGCGACCACGGCATACAGTGCGAAGTCTCTGTTGACCTGATCATTCATGTCGGCGGACAACGATGTCAGGCCGGTCGAGCTCACCTCCGCACCGTCGAGAACCGTTCCGGTGGTTGCGGTCCGGGCAGTGTCGGCGATGTCGTGCACCGTGCGGATCGCTTCGTGGCCGTACGGGTTGATGCTGCGCACCACGAGCATCCGCGCGGTCTTGCCATTGGGTGACAGCAAGAGTTTTGTGCCTGCCACAAAACGCGGATCTTCGAGACCCTGTGCGGGAAGGTAGAAACCCGCCCCCGGACCCGACGTCGTGTCTCGAGCCATCGTCTGCAAGTAGTCGCCGGCTTCGCCGAGCCCGGCGGTGAGTTGCCCGGTGAGCGACACGGTTTTGTCGGTGCCGGCCTTGACCTGGCGAAGCCCTTCGGCCAGCTGTGTCATCCCCGTCGAGAGTTCAGTGACCCCCGCAGTCAGGGCACCCAGCTCAGAACGCAGCTGCTCCGGCGTTTTACCCCCGAGCCCATCGAGAAGGATCTTGACCTGACTCAGCCCGGTCTCGATTTCAGGCAGCAATGCCTGTGCCTTGTCGATGACCTCGCCCGGCACACCCGACAAGTTCACGGCTTGTTGCAACGTTCGAGAGGCTTTCCCGCCCGTGGCCTTGTCGAACAGGCTGAACGCCGACCGCGCCGCCAGGCATGTGGGGTCAGCCTGGCACCCTGCGTCAGGCACGGTCATGAGCATCGGACCGAACACGTCGTCGAGCTGTTCGGTGGCAGCCAGCGTTTGCTCATTGCTCGTGGAAACCGCTGTGACCAAGAGACTCAGCGTGTCGGCGAGGGTTGCGAGTTCAGTGACTCCCTGGGGAAGGGAGAGGCGGCCATCAGAGGCGATCGCCACTATTCGCGATGCGGTGTCCACTGCGTCGAGCACACCACCGGCCAGTCCCACAACTTGATTGGTCCCGTCGACCAAGAGTGGCAACTGTTCCAGCGCGGAGTCGGCACCGTCGCGAAGTGCTGTCACCCCGGATGCCAGTCGTTGCAACTCCGGTGTGGCCTCGACCATTTGCCGATGGGCATCGTCGAGCCGACTGCCGACCTGGCCCACCTGATATCCGGTGGATGCTTCGGGAATCGGTGAGCCATCGGGTCGAGTGATCGACCGGACATAAGCGATGTCGGGCAACTTCGACACCGACATCGCCACGAGTTCAAGCGCCGCCAGATCGTTGGTGTTACGCATGTCGTGATCGGCACGGATGATCAGGTACTCGGGCAGGATCTCGTTGACGCCATAGTGTTCGAGCACTTTGTCGTAGCCGCGCGTGGAGTCGTTGGCGTAGAGCTGAACCGACTCTTCGTCGTAACTGACGCGCAGCAGGGGAACCATTGCTGCCAACGCGACGAGAACCACCATCGACACCGCAACCAGCGGGCCCGAGTGTCGAATGATCGTTGCACCACGTCGTCGCCAGCGACGTTCGGTTGATGCCTTGGGCTCGATGTGACCGCGACGCCCGGCCACGGACATCAGCGCGGGTGTGAGCGTCACCGAGATCGCCATCGCCAGCAGAACCCCGATCGCGGTGGGCGGGCCTGCCGTCTTGAACATCCCGACCTCGGCGAAGATCATGGCACCCGCAGCAGCAGCGATCGTCAGGGCCGAGGCAACCAGAATCGGGGAGACCCGCGCACTGGCCGTCGCAACAGCAGTGTCCGGGTCTTCACCCGCACGCCTGGCGTCGTGGTAGCCCGCGATCTGGAAGATCGCGTAGTCGGTTCCGGCACCCAGCACCAGCGCCGTCATGATGGCGATCGAGAAGTTCGAGATCGACATCAGTTCATTCGCGCCGAGGAACGACACGATGGGCCGCACGGCGCCGAGTCCGAAACCGATGGTCGCCAACGGAATCAGGGCTGTGATGAGCGAGCGGTAGGCGATCAGCAGCATCAACGTGATCAGCAGTACCGACACTCCCGTGATGATGAGCAGCGACAGATCGATCGAAGAGAAGAGATCGGCAAGGGTGGGCGAGGCGCCTGTGTAGTACACCGACAGACCGTCTGGCTTGGGAATGGAGTCGATCGCCGAACGGATCGCGGCCGTGCTGTGGTGCGCACGCGTGCTGCCGACGTCGCCTTCCGCGACCACCATGACGTTGACGGCCTTGCCGTCCGGACTGACTGCGGCGGCGCGGGTGGCGGGATTTCCGTACATGTCGAGGACGTAGGCGACGTTTTCGTGATCACCGGACAGAACCTCTACGAGGCGGCGGTAGTAGTCATCATCTGCCGTGGTGATCCCGCCGTCATCAGCAAGAACCACACTGCCCACAGCAGTCGACGCGGGAGCGCCGAAATCCGTCGACATGTCGCGCAGCGCATCGACGGACGGCATGTGTTCGGGAAGGAACGCGGCCGACTTCTCCGACACGGTCTGCTCTATCTGAGGGACTGCCAGGTTCAGCCCGACCACCAACGCAACCCAGAAGCCGATCACCCACCACCTATGGCGTGCGCAGAACGCGCCGGTGTTCCGGAAGAAGGCGTTGGGACCGTGTGACATTGCGGGAGACCTCTTAATAAGTCAATGACCGTTGTTATGTTGTATGGCATAGTAGAGCACGGAGGACGCCGGATCGGAAGTCCTCGTTTGAGCGACCTGCTCGTCGATCAGCGACAAGGGAGAACAAAGTGGCGAACGACAACTTCGCAGAAATGACCGGATTGGAAGTCCTGCGGTGGATCAAATCCGCTGACTTGCAAGATGTTCCATCGATCGGGCGGCTGCTGGGCATGAAGTTCACCGAAGTGGATCCGGGCAAGGTTACGATGGTGCTCACCACCGCGCCTGACTTCGCCAATCCACTCGGGAGTGTGCATGGGGGTATCGCGGCGACCCTGCTCGACTCGGTGATGGGTTGTGCCGTGCACACAACTCTGCCGGCGGGGGTCGGGTACACAACCCTGGAATTGGGCGTGAATTACATTCGCTCGGTGTCGACGCAGGGCCGCACGCTGACAGCGACCGGCGAGATCATCCACGTGGGCAAAACCGTTGCGACAGCTCAGGGAAAGGTGCACGACGACGAAGGGCGCCTGGTCGCGCACGCGACCACAACATGTCTGATCCTCAACCCGCGGAAGGCCGCAGAAGCGGCAGGATCAGCCGTGGTTGCCACTGTCGGCGCGCCTGACGGGCCGTCCTGACCGAACGATCCCGAACTCCGCGCCGCAACAGTTACGTAGTATTCATTACGATATATGGCTGGTTGCGTCGCGGAGGAGAACAGTGGAGCGTCAGGGCACGCGTGAACGGATGCTGATCGGCGCCGTCGAGGTGATGCGCGAGCGCGGAGCCGCCGGTGTCACCGTGGATGCGGTGCTCGAACGCAGCGGATCGCCGCGTGGCTCGGTGTACTACCACTTCCCGCAAGGGCGTCAGCAGATCGTCGCCGAAGCGCTGGACTATGCCGGCACCACCATCAACGGCGTCATCGAATCGGCTGTGAAGCGCGGCTCGATCGCTGCCATCGACACCTTCGTTCGCTGGTGGACCGATTTGCTCGAGACCAGTGACTTCGCTGCGGGGTGCCCGGTCGCTGGGGCCGCGGTGGGCGCGGGGCCGGCCGACGCCGAATTGGGGGAGGCGGCGGCGCGCTGGTTCAATGCGTGGATGCTCGGGCTCGAGCGGGTGATCGTCAACGAAGGTGTGTCACGAGCCCGCGCCAAACGTCTCGCCACACTGACACTGTCCGCGCTCGAAGGCGCGGTGATGCTGAGCAAGTCGACCAAATCGACAACTCCCCTCAAGCACACGGCGACCGAGTTGAAAGCCCTGTTGAAAACGCTCACCTGAACTCGAGGTCTCGGCAGGACCGACGCTCACTCAGCGCTTGCGTCGCCCCGCAGCCTTCACCATGTCGGGTACAGACGTGAACTTCACCCGTGGGCGGTTGAGCTCTTCGCCTCGCCGCCGTTCGGCGCGGTCGATGGCTCGGACGCCCCGGTAGCCGATCACCGGAGCCTCGCGTTGTCGCAGCAGTGCCTCGAAGTGTTTCTGGCCGTGTGATCGACCGGACAGCAGGCCCTTTTCTGCGTCGATCAAGAACTCGTCCACCGTCGCTTCGGCGCACACCTTGTTGGCCCCGATGCCACCGGTGGGCCCACGTTTTGCCCAGCCGAGCACGTAGCTGCCCGGGATGACGTCGCCGTTCGTGTCGAGAAGGCGGCCATCATCATTGGGGAACACGCCGCGTTGCTGGTCGAACGGCAGGCCGGCGATCGGGGTGGAGCGGTAGCCGATGGATCGCACCACGAGGTCGGCAGCGATGACGTGGGAGGTGGCGCCGGTACGAACCCGGACGCCGCTCACCCAGGAGTCGCCGAGAATCTCCTCGGGAGCCGAGTGAAACCGGAAAACGATGCGACGAGCGGTCGGGTCGGCCACCCCGCTGTCGTCGGAGATGACGCCGGGATCGTTCTCCACCACCACGTCGACACCTGGAATGGAGTTCAGCGCTCGGTATTCGGCCGCGGAGTAGGCAGCGCCGGCCTGGTCGCGGCGGCCAAGGAGCACGACCTCGCGCACATTCTGGCGCCGCAAGACCTCCAACGCCCGGTCGGCGATATCGGTGGTCGCGAGAAGTTCGGGAGGCGATACGAGGATCCGGGCCACGTCCAGTGCCACGTTGCCGGTGCCGACAACCACAACGCGTCCGGTGTTGTTGTGGCGCAACACCTCAGCGTCGTCGATTGCCGGTGCGGCGTTGTACCAGGCAACCAGATCGGTGGCCGAGGTCGAGCCGTTCAGGTCTTCGCCGGGGATGCCGAGCTGCCGGGAGTCGCTGGCTCCCACCGCATAGAAGACGGCGTCGAAATGATCGGCCAGTTCGGCGGGTGAAACCTGGCCGGCGGCAGTGTCTTCCCCGACCTCCACGTTGGTGACCAGGGTGACCCGCGGGTCGCGGTACAGGATGTCGAACCCTCGCAGCACCTTCTTGGTACCGGGGTGGTCAGGTGCCACGCCGGCGCGCACCAGGCCGCCGGGCGTGGGCAATTTGTCGATCACCGTGATGTCAGCGGTGGTGCGGTCCAGGAGGCTGCGCAACGCGTAGCCGCCGGAGGGGCCGGTCCCGACCACCGCAATACGCTGGCCTGCAGGCAGTTTCGGGATGACGGGGTAGGTGATCGGAGTCCACCCGGAGGTCACGTCGGTGTTGTCGCGGTAGTACGAGGCGTTGATGTCGATGAACACCTTGTCGCGGGTACCCAGCTTGTCGGCGGGGTAGATCGCGTCCACGGGGCAGGCGTCGGCGCAGGCGCCACAATCGATGCAGGCTTCTGGATCGATGTGCAGGATGTCGGAGCTGCCGAACCCGCGTTCTTCCGGGGTCGGGTGGATGCAGTTGACCGGACACACGGACACGCATGCTGCGTCGCTGCAGCAGGTCTGGGTGATGACGAACATCAGAGCATGTGGACTTTGCGATAGATGCGGGCCGCGGGTTTGGTGAGCAGACCCGCTTCGTCGAGGAAGCTCATCAGGTGTGCGCAGCTGCTTCGGACCATCGAATGGAAGTGTTCGTTGGATCGGCGGGTGGCAACAGCCCGCTTGGCGTCGAGACCGGCGTCGGCGTACGCCCGCGGACGGATCATGCTCGTGAAGATGATCGCGGCGGCGATGGACACCACCAGTGCGCTCCACTGCCGGCGCAACCAGCCGACACCCTTCATCGCATCCCGGACCTCTTCGCGCGCGAACTTCATGTGCCGCGACTCTTCGAGGACGTGGATCTCGTTGACGGTGCGGATGAACGGAAGCACCTTCTCATCACGCATGCAGCCGCGCTGGAAGACGTCGAGGATCTCTTCGGCCACCAGGATTCCGGTGTACGCGATCTCGGAACGCGCCGTGCGCATGAAGACCTTGCCCATCCATCCGACGAACTTGGAGGGGTGGTAGGACTTGCCGACCATCTTCTGCGAGGCCTTCGCGAACATGATCGAGTGCCGGCATTCATCGGCGATCTCGGTGAGCGCGAACTGGAACTCCGGGTCGTGGTAGTCGCCCAGGTACTGATCCCGGATCACCATCTCCTGCAGGATCATCTCGAACCAGATACCGATGTTCATGATCGACGCGAACTCGTGGCGGGTCAGTGCCACACGCTGCGGTTCGGTCAGCTCATCCCAGTAGTCGGTGCCGTACAGCGGCGACCACTCGGGACTGCATCCGTATTTGTCCGGGTCCATCGGCTGGTCCCAATCGATCTCGGTCATCGCATTGCGCGAGAGTCGAGCCGCCGAGGCGAGCAGACGCTTGGACACCTCGTCGGTGCCCTGATCGTGCATGCTCACCACGTTGTCGTGGGTCGACTGGTGGTGCGCTTGCGCCGCGTTCACAGACATCGGAGAACCTCCACAAACTAAGACAACGGACATTGATACGACAATGTGCGTTGTCACGCTAACACGGAGGTGCGCGTCTGGAAAGGGTCGCGACCGAAATCAGTGCGCGGCTTGAACCTGCGTTCCCCGGCGCCGCAGATCGATGGCCACCACCAGCGGCCACAGCATCTCCGCGGTGAAGTTGATCCTCTCGGCGAGCCCCAGCCGGTCGCCTCCGCCGGTCTCCAGAACCGTCCACCCCAGCACTGCGCACAGGATGATCGAGGCCGTTGTCGCCACGGCCGGTCGAATGGTCAGGGCGGCAGACGGCGCGCGAGAGATCGCCAGCAGGGGCCACAGGCAGAACAGGACCGCTGAACCTCCGGCCGCGAGGAGATGGAACGTGGGTGCGACGTCCACCGGTGACAACGCCACGGCGATCCCACACGCGCCTGCCCCCGCCAACGCGATCCGCGCCCGTGTCCTGATTCCGGTCAGACCAGCGCTCGTAACGATCTGGCAGGCCCCGCTCAGGGCGATCCCGACAACCATCACCCAGCCGCCGCCGGAGATCGTGGCCAGGTCGCTGAGCGTCTGTTTCGTGGCGTCGTACTTCTCGGTGATGATCATCGCGGCGATCACCGAGGAGCCGATCAGCAGGACGGGAGCAGCGGCAGCGCTCACCAGTGCCCAGAGTGGTACGGCCGATCGTGGTACTCGCGGCGGTGCCGGCAACTGTTCGCCTTCCCGCGATCACAGGTTCGGGGCTCTCACCTCGCACCCACCAACCCCGACACCGGCTACCAGCGTACGGGTCCGGCCGCGTCGATGAAGGTGCCTGATTCGGCATCGTCGGGAAGCGTCGCCGCACGCAGC is a window from the Williamsia sp. DF01-3 genome containing:
- a CDS encoding RND family transporter, which gives rise to MSHGPNAFFRNTGAFCARHRWWVIGFWVALVVGLNLAVPQIEQTVSEKSAAFLPEHMPSVDALRDMSTDFGAPASTAVGSVVLADDGGITTADDDYYRRLVEVLSGDHENVAYVLDMYGNPATRAAAVSPDGKAVNVMVVAEGDVGSTRAHHSTAAIRSAIDSIPKPDGLSVYYTGASPTLADLFSSIDLSLLIITGVSVLLITLMLLIAYRSLITALIPLATIGFGLGAVRPIVSFLGANELMSISNFSIAIMTALVLGAGTDYAIFQIAGYHDARRAGEDPDTAVATASARVSPILVASALTIAAAAGAMIFAEVGMFKTAGPPTAIGVLLAMAISVTLTPALMSVAGRRGHIEPKASTERRWRRRGATIIRHSGPLVAVSMVVLVALAAMVPLLRVSYDEESVQLYANDSTRGYDKVLEHYGVNEILPEYLIIRADHDMRNTNDLAALELVAMSVSKLPDIAYVRSITRPDGSPIPEASTGYQVGQVGSRLDDAHRQMVEATPELQRLASGVTALRDGADSALEQLPLLVDGTNQVVGLAGGVLDAVDTASRIVAIASDGRLSLPQGVTELATLADTLSLLVTAVSTSNEQTLAATEQLDDVFGPMLMTVPDAGCQADPTCLAARSAFSLFDKATGGKASRTLQQAVNLSGVPGEVIDKAQALLPEIETGLSQVKILLDGLGGKTPEQLRSELGALTAGVTELSTGMTQLAEGLRQVKAGTDKTVSLTGQLTAGLGEAGDYLQTMARDTTSGPGAGFYLPAQGLEDPRFVAGTKLLLSPNGKTARMLVVRSINPYGHEAIRTVHDIADTARTATTGTVLDGAEVSSTGLTSLSADMNDQVNRDFALYAVVAILAVFLILVVLLRSILAPLLLVLTVLLSFAATVGLSILFWQYGLGIDLDWSVVPLAFMALVAVGADYSMLFASRIREESQTGMIGGIIRGFGSTGGVITTAGVVFAVTMFALMSATVINLLQFGFTVGVGLILDVVVVRSVLVPAAMAAIGNRIWWPAKV
- a CDS encoding PaaI family thioesterase yields the protein MTGLEVLRWIKSADLQDVPSIGRLLGMKFTEVDPGKVTMVLTTAPDFANPLGSVHGGIAATLLDSVMGCAVHTTLPAGVGYTTLELGVNYIRSVSTQGRTLTATGEIIHVGKTVATAQGKVHDDEGRLVAHATTTCLILNPRKAAEAAGSAVVATVGAPDGPS
- a CDS encoding TetR/AcrR family transcriptional regulator, with the protein product MERQGTRERMLIGAVEVMRERGAAGVTVDAVLERSGSPRGSVYYHFPQGRQQIVAEALDYAGTTINGVIESAVKRGSIAAIDTFVRWWTDLLETSDFAAGCPVAGAAVGAGPADAELGEAAARWFNAWMLGLERVIVNEGVSRARAKRLATLTLSALEGAVMLSKSTKSTTPLKHTATELKALLKTLT
- a CDS encoding FAD-dependent oxidoreductase, whose translation is MFVITQTCCSDAACVSVCPVNCIHPTPEERGFGSSDILHIDPEACIDCGACADACPVDAIYPADKLGTRDKVFIDINASYYRDNTDVTSGWTPITYPVIPKLPAGQRIAVVGTGPSGGYALRSLLDRTTADITVIDKLPTPGGLVRAGVAPDHPGTKKVLRGFDILYRDPRVTLVTNVEVGEDTAAGQVSPAELADHFDAVFYAVGASDSRQLGIPGEDLNGSTSATDLVAWYNAAPAIDDAEVLRHNNTGRVVVVGTGNVALDVARILVSPPELLATTDIADRALEVLRRQNVREVVLLGRRDQAGAAYSAAEYRALNSIPGVDVVVENDPGVISDDSGVADPTARRIVFRFHSAPEEILGDSWVSGVRVRTGATSHVIAADLVVRSIGYRSTPIAGLPFDQQRGVFPNDDGRLLDTNGDVIPGSYVLGWAKRGPTGGIGANKVCAEATVDEFLIDAEKGLLSGRSHGQKHFEALLRQREAPVIGYRGVRAIDRAERRRGEELNRPRVKFTSVPDMVKAAGRRKR
- a CDS encoding diiron oxygenase; the encoded protein is MSVNAAQAHHQSTHDNVVSMHDQGTDEVSKRLLASAARLSRNAMTEIDWDQPMDPDKYGCSPEWSPLYGTDYWDELTEPQRVALTRHEFASIMNIGIWFEMILQEMVIRDQYLGDYHDPEFQFALTEIADECRHSIMFAKASQKMVGKSYHPSKFVGWMGKVFMRTARSEIAYTGILVAEEILDVFQRGCMRDEKVLPFIRTVNEIHVLEESRHMKFAREEVRDAMKGVGWLRRQWSALVVSIAAAIIFTSMIRPRAYADAGLDAKRAVATRRSNEHFHSMVRSSCAHLMSFLDEAGLLTKPAARIYRKVHML
- a CDS encoding DUF998 domain-containing protein is translated as MSAAAAPVLLIGSSVIAAMIITEKYDATKQTLSDLATISGGGWVMVVGIALSGACQIVTSAGLTGIRTRARIALAGAGACGIAVALSPVDVAPTFHLLAAGGSAVLFCLWPLLAISRAPSAALTIRPAVATTASIILCAVLGWTVLETGGGDRLGLAERINFTAEMLWPLVVAIDLRRRGTQVQAAH